A genomic segment from Ciconia boyciana chromosome 5, ASM3463844v1, whole genome shotgun sequence encodes:
- the IDH3B gene encoding isocitrate dehydrogenase [NAD] subunit beta, mitochondrial isoform X2: MAALSVGRAAARGLLRAQSLGAWRGLRAPAALQQIPRAKSENAKSESTFQVTMLPGDGVGPELMHAVKEVFKAASVPVVFDEHHLSEVQNMASEEKLDQVVDSMKESKVALIGKIHTPMEYKGELASYDMRLRRKLDLFANVVHVKSLPGYKTRHNNLDLVIIREQTEGEYSSLEHESAKGVIECLKIITRAKSQRIAKFAFDYATKKGRSKVTAVHKANIMKLGDGLFLQCCEEVAELYPKIKFDTMIIDNCCMQLVQNPYQFDVLVMPNLYGNIIDNLAAGLVGGAGVVPGESYSAEYAVFEMGARHPFAQAVGRNIANPTAMLLSAANMLRHLNLEFHSNLIADAVKKVIKVGKVRTADMGGYATSLDFTQAVIAALDA; encoded by the exons ATGGCGGCGCTCAGCgtggggcgggcggcggcccgg GGCCTCCTGCGCGCCCAGAGCCTCGGGGCCTGGAGGGGCCTGCgtgcccccgccgccctccaGCAGATCCCGCGGGCCAAG TCAGAAAATGCGAAGTCTGAGAGCACGTTCCAGGTCACCATGCTGCCCGGAGACGGAGTGGGCCCGGAGCTCATGCACGCCGTCAAGGAGGTGTTCAAG GCTGCCAGCGTGCCTGTGGTCTTCGATGAGCATCACCTGAGTGAGGTGCAGAACATGGCGTCGGAAGAAAAACTGGATCAGGTGGTTGACTCTATGAAGGAAAGTAAAGTGGCCCTTATAG GTAAGATCCACACCCCCATGGAGTACAAGGGAGAGCTGGCTTCTTACGACATGAGGCTCAG GCGCAAATTAGACTTGTTTGCAAATGTTGTCCATGTGAAGAGCTTACCAGGCTATAAAACACGCCACAACAACTTGGACCTCGTGATCATTCGTGAGCAGACGGAGGGGGAGTACAGCTCTCTGGAACACGAG AGCGCAAAGGGAGTCATCGAGTGCCTGAAAATCATCACCCGGGCCAAGTCGCAGCGCATTGCCAAGTTCGCCTTTGACTACGCCACCAAAAAAGGGCGCTCTAAGGTCACGGCTGTGCACAAAGCCAACATTAT GAAATTAGGCGATGGGCtcttcctgcagtgctgtgaagAAGTGGCAGAACTGTACCCCAAGATCAAATTTGACACCATGATCATCGACAACTGCTGCATGCAG CTGGTGCAGAACCCCTACCAGTTCGACGTCCTGGTCATGCCGAACCTCTATGGGAACATCATCGATAACCTCGCGGCCGGCTTGGTGGGCGGTGCCGGCGTGGTTCCTGGGGAGAGCTACAGCGCCGAGTACGCCGTGTTCGAGATG GGCGCCCGCCACCCCTTCGCCCAGGCCGTGGGCAGGAACATCGCCAATCCCACTGCCATGCTGCTCTCGGCCGCCAACATGCTGCGGCATCTCAA CTTGGAATTTCACTCCAATTTGATTGCGGATGCGGTGAAGAAGGTGATCAAAGTCGGAAAA GTGCGCACGGCGGACATGGGGGGCTACGCCACGTCCCTGGATTTCACCCAAGCCGTGATAGCTGCCCTGGATGCCTAG
- the IDH3B gene encoding isocitrate dehydrogenase [NAD] subunit beta, mitochondrial isoform X1, producing MAALSVGRAAARGLLRAQSLGAWRGLRAPAALQQIPRAKSENAKSESTFQVTMLPGDGVGPELMHAVKEVFKAASVPVVFDEHHLSEVQNMASEEKLDQVVDSMKESKVALIGKIHTPMEYKGELASYDMRLRRKLDLFANVVHVKSLPGYKTRHNNLDLVIIREQTEGEYSSLEHESAKGVIECLKIITRAKSQRIAKFAFDYATKKGRSKVTAVHKANIMKLGDGLFLQCCEEVAELYPKIKFDTMIIDNCCMQLVQNPYQFDVLVMPNLYGNIIDNLAAGLVGGAGVVPGESYSAEYAVFEMGARHPFAQAVGRNIANPTAMLLSAANMLRHLNLEFHSNLIADAVKKVIKVGKVRTRDLGGYSTTSDFVKSVIDNLHPHYGA from the exons ATGGCGGCGCTCAGCgtggggcgggcggcggcccgg GGCCTCCTGCGCGCCCAGAGCCTCGGGGCCTGGAGGGGCCTGCgtgcccccgccgccctccaGCAGATCCCGCGGGCCAAG TCAGAAAATGCGAAGTCTGAGAGCACGTTCCAGGTCACCATGCTGCCCGGAGACGGAGTGGGCCCGGAGCTCATGCACGCCGTCAAGGAGGTGTTCAAG GCTGCCAGCGTGCCTGTGGTCTTCGATGAGCATCACCTGAGTGAGGTGCAGAACATGGCGTCGGAAGAAAAACTGGATCAGGTGGTTGACTCTATGAAGGAAAGTAAAGTGGCCCTTATAG GTAAGATCCACACCCCCATGGAGTACAAGGGAGAGCTGGCTTCTTACGACATGAGGCTCAG GCGCAAATTAGACTTGTTTGCAAATGTTGTCCATGTGAAGAGCTTACCAGGCTATAAAACACGCCACAACAACTTGGACCTCGTGATCATTCGTGAGCAGACGGAGGGGGAGTACAGCTCTCTGGAACACGAG AGCGCAAAGGGAGTCATCGAGTGCCTGAAAATCATCACCCGGGCCAAGTCGCAGCGCATTGCCAAGTTCGCCTTTGACTACGCCACCAAAAAAGGGCGCTCTAAGGTCACGGCTGTGCACAAAGCCAACATTAT GAAATTAGGCGATGGGCtcttcctgcagtgctgtgaagAAGTGGCAGAACTGTACCCCAAGATCAAATTTGACACCATGATCATCGACAACTGCTGCATGCAG CTGGTGCAGAACCCCTACCAGTTCGACGTCCTGGTCATGCCGAACCTCTATGGGAACATCATCGATAACCTCGCGGCCGGCTTGGTGGGCGGTGCCGGCGTGGTTCCTGGGGAGAGCTACAGCGCCGAGTACGCCGTGTTCGAGATG GGCGCCCGCCACCCCTTCGCCCAGGCCGTGGGCAGGAACATCGCCAATCCCACTGCCATGCTGCTCTCGGCCGCCAACATGCTGCGGCATCTCAA CTTGGAATTTCACTCCAATTTGATTGCGGATGCGGTGAAGAAGGTGATCAAAGTCGGAAAA GTTCGGACACGGGACTTGGGCGGTTACTCCACCACTTCTGACTTCGTGAAATCTGTGATTGACAACCTGCACCCCCACTATGGTGCCTAG